A single genomic interval of Streptomyces sp. 1222.5 harbors:
- a CDS encoding DUF6131 family protein encodes MIALGIILLIIGFLTGVSILWTIGIILVVIGAVLWILGSMGHAVAGRRHYW; translated from the coding sequence ATGATCGCCCTCGGCATCATCCTGCTCATCATCGGTTTCCTCACAGGCGTATCGATCCTGTGGACCATCGGCATCATCCTGGTGGTGATCGGGGCTGTTCTGTGGATCCTGGGTTCCATGGGGCACGCGGTCGCCGGCCGACGGCACTATTGGTGA
- a CDS encoding 5-carboxymethyl-2-hydroxymuconate Delta-isomerase: MPHLAIAYSSRLAGVLDPGTLARELHPLVVEESGSTGVCKTLFRPVETYVGDRTGRETVFVHVEVGPMPGRPEARKARLSERILALLAEHLPGDGAVGAVFSVEVRDLSGSYRLGAVPARSGGDTAALCRPGAPAPV; the protein is encoded by the coding sequence ATGCCGCACCTCGCCATCGCCTACTCGTCCCGGTTGGCAGGAGTCCTCGACCCGGGAACCCTGGCGCGGGAACTGCACCCGCTCGTGGTCGAGGAGTCCGGCTCGACCGGCGTGTGCAAGACGCTGTTCCGCCCGGTGGAGACGTACGTCGGCGACCGCACGGGCCGGGAGACGGTCTTCGTGCACGTCGAGGTGGGCCCCATGCCCGGCCGGCCCGAGGCGCGGAAGGCGCGTCTGTCCGAGCGCATCCTGGCGCTGCTCGCCGAGCACCTGCCGGGGGACGGCGCGGTCGGCGCGGTGTTCTCGGTGGAGGTGCGGGACCTGTCCGGCTCCTACCGGCTCGGCGCCGTACCCGCGAGGAGCGGCGGCGACACCGCCGCGCTGTGCCGGCCGGGCGCGCCCGCACCCGTCTGA
- a CDS encoding CdaR family transcriptional regulator, which translates to MGLTSVGAALRTRLPELGELMTERIRAEVESYADDALIPFSSLRESCEDNADLLLARFAFGAGPDVGAAQQTGRLRSEQGVPLADTLHAYRIGFEFLWSELVDEARRHPDVTDAELVAGSSEIWALFGRYAEAVAAAYREASAELTLQREARRSALAEALFTGALADRTTPWEAARQLGLPERGPYAVVAASVPDPGQEPLPGIETALRRSGVPSVWRLLPDQQIGLIALTHRDAESVGLRALRSRRARVGVSPRFDSLRDTPQALRFARLALTGLPGDGPGVTRFDDSPLAMLVAAAPAEASRLVEVSLGPVLALPAAERGRLLRTLGHWFTAGGVTADAAEGLFVHPNTVRYRLRRVEELTGRSLTDPMTAADLGAALYALRLLPT; encoded by the coding sequence ATGGGTCTGACGAGTGTGGGTGCCGCCCTGCGGACGCGCCTTCCGGAGCTGGGTGAGCTGATGACCGAGCGGATACGCGCGGAGGTCGAGTCGTACGCCGACGACGCGCTCATCCCGTTCTCCTCGCTCCGGGAGTCCTGCGAGGACAACGCCGACCTGCTGCTCGCGCGTTTCGCGTTCGGCGCCGGGCCGGACGTCGGGGCCGCGCAGCAGACGGGGCGGCTGCGCTCCGAACAGGGCGTGCCCCTGGCGGACACCTTGCACGCCTACCGGATCGGCTTCGAGTTCCTGTGGTCGGAACTGGTCGACGAGGCCCGCAGGCACCCGGATGTCACCGATGCCGAACTGGTCGCCGGGTCGTCCGAGATCTGGGCCCTGTTCGGCCGGTACGCGGAGGCCGTGGCCGCGGCCTACCGGGAAGCGAGCGCGGAGCTGACCCTGCAACGCGAGGCGCGCCGGTCGGCCCTGGCCGAGGCGCTGTTCACGGGCGCCCTCGCGGACCGTACGACGCCGTGGGAGGCGGCCAGGCAGCTCGGTCTGCCGGAGCGCGGCCCGTACGCGGTGGTGGCCGCGTCCGTGCCGGACCCCGGGCAGGAACCGCTGCCCGGGATCGAGACGGCACTGCGCCGCTCCGGTGTGCCGTCGGTCTGGCGGCTGCTGCCCGACCAGCAGATCGGGCTGATCGCGCTCACCCACCGCGACGCGGAGTCGGTGGGTCTGCGGGCGCTGCGCAGCCGGCGCGCGAGGGTCGGTGTCAGCCCGCGGTTCGACTCGCTGCGGGACACCCCGCAGGCGCTCCGTTTCGCCCGGCTGGCGCTGACCGGGCTGCCCGGCGACGGGCCGGGCGTGACCCGCTTCGACGACAGTCCGCTGGCCATGCTGGTCGCGGCGGCCCCGGCGGAGGCGAGCCGCCTGGTGGAGGTCTCCCTCGGGCCGGTGCTCGCGCTGCCCGCGGCCGAACGTGGCCGGTTGCTGCGCACGCTCGGGCACTGGTTCACCGCGGGCGGCGTGACCGCCGACGCCGCGGAGGGCCTCTTCGTCCACCCGAACACCGTCCGCTACCGGCTGCGCCGCGTCGAGGAGTTGACCGGCCGCTCGCTCACCGACCCGATGACCGCCGCCGACCTGGGCGCGGCACTGTACGCCCTACGCCTCCTGCCCACCTGA
- a CDS encoding long-chain fatty acid--CoA ligase, with protein MANLAEFLVDTARRLPGHPALRLGPVTTTYAELDRLSAQAAALLHTEGVRAGDRVALMLPNVPEFVVLYYAVLRAGAIVVPMNPLLKERETEYHLKDSGAVLLFEWHQAPGEGAAGAAAAGVRHLAVEPADLAAELARLEPRHEVAATAGDDIAVLLYTSGTTGRPKGASLTHAGIRHNTEVNVTEVQRMTSEDVIVGCLPLFHIFGQTCTMNVAVFSGASLTLVPRFEPQIVLDAIARDRATVFEGVPTMYAALLQHPQAGAAGLSSLRMCVSGGASLPVEVLHGFERRFGCMVLEGFGMSETSPVVSFNHPDRPRKAGSIGTPIRDVEVRLLDDEGRDVAPGEVGELAVRGPNVMKGYWNRPEETAATIPDGWLRTGDLARRDEDGYLYIVDRKKDLIIRGGYNVYPREIEEVLHEHPAVALAAVLGVPDERLGEEVAAAVVLRPGVQADTEEIQRFVRDRVAAYKYPRRVWLADALPMGPSGKILKREITAPVA; from the coding sequence ATGGCCAACCTGGCGGAATTCCTGGTGGACACGGCGCGCCGGCTGCCCGGGCACCCGGCCCTGCGGCTGGGACCGGTGACCACCACCTACGCCGAGCTGGACCGGCTCAGCGCCCAGGCCGCCGCCCTCCTGCACACCGAGGGCGTGCGCGCGGGCGACCGGGTCGCACTGATGCTGCCGAACGTACCCGAGTTCGTCGTCCTCTACTACGCCGTCCTCCGCGCCGGTGCGATCGTCGTGCCGATGAACCCGCTGCTCAAGGAACGCGAGACCGAGTACCACCTGAAGGACTCCGGCGCCGTGCTGCTCTTCGAGTGGCACCAGGCGCCCGGCGAGGGCGCGGCCGGCGCCGCGGCGGCCGGGGTACGGCACCTGGCGGTCGAACCGGCCGACCTCGCCGCCGAACTCGCCCGTCTGGAACCGCGCCACGAGGTGGCCGCCACCGCCGGCGACGACATCGCCGTACTGCTCTACACCTCGGGCACCACCGGCCGTCCCAAGGGCGCCTCGCTCACCCACGCCGGTATCCGCCACAACACCGAGGTCAACGTCACCGAGGTGCAGCGGATGACGTCCGAGGACGTGATCGTCGGCTGTCTGCCGCTGTTCCACATCTTCGGTCAGACCTGCACGATGAACGTCGCCGTGTTCAGCGGCGCGTCCCTCACCCTCGTCCCGCGCTTCGAGCCGCAGATCGTCCTGGACGCCATCGCCCGCGACCGGGCAACCGTCTTCGAGGGCGTCCCCACCATGTACGCCGCGCTGCTCCAGCATCCGCAGGCCGGCGCGGCCGGCCTGTCCAGCCTGCGCATGTGCGTGTCGGGCGGCGCGTCCCTGCCGGTCGAGGTCCTGCACGGGTTCGAGCGGCGCTTCGGCTGCATGGTGCTCGAAGGGTTCGGCATGTCCGAGACCAGCCCGGTGGTCTCCTTCAACCACCCCGACCGCCCCCGCAAGGCCGGCTCCATCGGCACCCCCATACGCGACGTGGAGGTGCGGCTGCTCGACGACGAGGGCCGCGACGTCGCGCCGGGGGAGGTCGGCGAACTGGCCGTACGCGGGCCCAACGTGATGAAGGGCTACTGGAACCGGCCCGAGGAGACCGCCGCCACCATCCCCGACGGCTGGCTGCGCACCGGCGACCTGGCCCGGCGGGACGAGGACGGCTACCTGTACATCGTCGACCGCAAGAAGGACCTCATCATCCGGGGCGGCTACAACGTCTACCCGCGGGAGATAGAGGAGGTACTGCACGAGCACCCGGCCGTCGCCCTCGCCGCGGTCCTCGGTGTGCCGGACGAGCGGCTCGGCGAGGAGGTCGCCGCGGCGGTCGTCCTGCGCCCCGGCGTCCAGGCGGACACCGAGGAGATCCAGCGGTTCGTCCGCGACCGGGTGGCGGCCTACAAGTACCCGCGCCGTGTCTGGCTGGCGGACGCCCTGCCGATGGGTCCGAGCGGCAAGATCCTCAAGCGGGAGATCACGGCGCCGGTCGCCTGA
- a CDS encoding MFS transporter, translating to MAATTVLPAGPEPSSRRRWTVLAVCCLSMFLVGLDTTVVNVGLPAIGSGLGVGTRSLEWTVDAYTIVLAALLISSGALADRFGRRRVFQCGLAVFGAASLVCALAPSVGALVAARAVQGAGASMLSPVALAIVVNAMPDPRERAQAIGVWASVFGLSMAVGPVTGGALVEGFGWRSLFWINAPVVVAALVLSAVFVPESRAPRARRLDVPGQVLLTVVIAVFIGVLIEGPRIGWTAPAAFGAYATGAAVTVGFVWVESRRAEPLMDPRLFRSPSLSGAAVGATAVFVALNVTLLLNTLYLQHGRGYTALAAGTVTLPMAVGATVCAPWSGRLVGRVGPRLPLILGAVFITSGGLCLTGLEPHTSLLLLLLASLLIGVGFGFANAPLTNTAVSGLPPARAGVAGAITSTARQFGAALGIALAGALVSGAEPAGLARASRPGWLLVAACGLLLLTVALTTGRRTGAIASTPLRSVMVGDTKINSPVNLK from the coding sequence GTGGCCGCGACAACTGTTCTCCCGGCAGGACCCGAACCGAGTTCACGCAGACGCTGGACGGTGCTGGCCGTCTGCTGTCTGAGCATGTTCCTGGTGGGCCTGGACACCACCGTCGTCAACGTGGGCCTGCCCGCGATCGGAAGCGGACTCGGCGTCGGGACGCGCAGTCTCGAATGGACCGTGGACGCGTACACCATCGTCCTGGCCGCCCTGCTGATCTCGTCCGGCGCACTGGCGGACCGGTTCGGGCGGCGACGCGTGTTCCAGTGCGGGCTGGCCGTGTTCGGTGCGGCCTCGCTGGTCTGCGCGCTGGCTCCGTCGGTCGGCGCGCTCGTCGCGGCCCGCGCGGTCCAGGGGGCCGGCGCCTCGATGCTCAGTCCCGTGGCGCTCGCGATCGTGGTGAACGCGATGCCCGATCCGAGGGAGCGGGCGCAGGCGATCGGAGTCTGGGCGTCCGTCTTCGGGCTCAGCATGGCGGTCGGCCCGGTCACGGGCGGCGCGCTGGTCGAGGGGTTCGGCTGGCGGTCGCTGTTCTGGATCAACGCCCCCGTCGTGGTGGCCGCCCTGGTGCTCAGCGCGGTGTTCGTACCGGAGTCCAGGGCGCCGCGGGCCCGCCGGCTCGATGTGCCGGGGCAGGTCCTGCTGACCGTGGTCATCGCGGTCTTCATCGGCGTGCTCATCGAAGGCCCCCGCATCGGCTGGACGGCCCCGGCGGCGTTCGGTGCCTACGCGACAGGTGCCGCCGTGACCGTGGGATTCGTGTGGGTGGAGTCCCGACGGGCCGAGCCGCTGATGGATCCGCGGCTCTTCCGCAGTCCCTCGCTCAGTGGCGCGGCCGTGGGCGCGACGGCGGTCTTCGTCGCGCTGAACGTGACGCTTCTGCTCAACACCCTCTATTTGCAGCACGGTCGGGGATACACCGCCCTCGCCGCGGGCACGGTGACCCTTCCCATGGCCGTCGGAGCGACCGTGTGCGCACCCTGGTCCGGCCGGCTCGTCGGGCGCGTCGGCCCCCGGCTCCCGCTGATCCTCGGCGCGGTCTTCATCACGTCCGGAGGCCTGTGCCTCACGGGCCTCGAACCGCACACGAGTCTTCTCCTGCTGCTGCTCGCCTCCCTCCTGATCGGCGTCGGTTTCGGCTTCGCCAATGCGCCGCTCACCAACACCGCGGTCAGCGGGCTGCCTCCCGCCCGGGCCGGCGTGGCCGGGGCGATCACCTCCACGGCACGTCAGTTCGGCGCCGCCCTCGGCATCGCCCTCGCGGGCGCGCTCGTGTCCGGTGCCGAACCCGCCGGGCTCGCCCGGGCCTCCCGCCCCGGCTGGCTCCTGGTCGCGGCCTGCGGACTCCTCCTGCTGACCGTCGCCCTCACGACCGGCAGACGAACCGGCGCGATCGCTTCGACGCCACTCCGATCGGTCATGGTCGGTGATACGAAGATTAATTCGCCGGTCAACCTGAAATGA
- a CDS encoding MMPL family transporter, producing the protein MFRRVGNVVVRHPVWTIVAWLIAAVAIVATAPSLPSNSDESSFLPKSYESIKAAELQEKAFPSAFTPSAIALYQRTDGGRLTAADQKDVARITSELGGKHIDQVQKVVPGQPSKDGKYAMTLVQMDSKNAGQPEQVDAAKELRKDVKDLAKGTHLDVKLGGSAAQALDQEDSSKRGQALIGIGTFVIILVTLLIIFRAPILAVLPLLLIGLVSAIANGLIAYATKLFDLQANSSISSILIVVLFGVGTDYFLFLMFRYRERLRAGDEPKQAMVNAVDRVGEAIASAAGAVIIAFLALVLSTLGFLKQMGPALAIAVGATLIAGLTLIPAVVSLIGPKVFWPSKSWQKEPENARFAALGRGVQRRPGLTAVLSGLVLVVLSLGTLGFNATFDLASGSMPKTKESMVVQDEMQQAYSAGAAAPTDVYLSSTDGKPLDKAAFGAYAQKLGAVEGVANARMAQVNKAGTTADFTVTLKYEASTDKAIDAVGQVRDVAHSAAPDGTEALVGGMSSIFKDIDSAVNHDYRTVFPVAALLIMVILGLLLRSVVAPWYLIASVGLGFGATLGATVWIFQEGQGHSGLMFMLPVIMYLFVVAIGTDYNILMIARLREEAREGREPREAAGMALRHAGPTVAAAGFILAATFATMMLAGNALLTEMGFAVSFGIAVAAFVMAMFFTPSLTALIGHAAWWPGHGDQAKPTASGAGTGPSDASGGAGRDSVTHDPAGRRG; encoded by the coding sequence ATGTTCCGACGAGTAGGCAACGTCGTCGTCCGACATCCCGTCTGGACGATCGTTGCATGGCTGATTGCCGCGGTGGCGATCGTCGCCACCGCTCCGAGTCTGCCCTCGAACAGTGACGAGAGCAGTTTCCTGCCCAAGAGTTACGAGTCCATCAAAGCGGCGGAGCTCCAGGAGAAGGCGTTCCCCAGCGCCTTCACTCCGTCCGCGATCGCGCTGTACCAGCGCACCGACGGCGGCCGACTGACCGCCGCCGATCAGAAGGACGTCGCCCGGATCACCTCCGAACTGGGCGGCAAGCACATCGACCAGGTGCAGAAGGTCGTCCCCGGCCAGCCGTCCAAGGACGGCAAGTACGCCATGACCCTGGTCCAGATGGACAGCAAGAACGCCGGCCAGCCCGAACAGGTGGACGCCGCGAAGGAGTTGCGCAAGGACGTCAAGGACCTGGCCAAGGGCACGCATCTCGACGTCAAGCTGGGCGGCTCCGCCGCGCAGGCCCTCGACCAGGAGGACTCGTCCAAGCGGGGCCAGGCCCTGATCGGCATCGGCACCTTCGTGATCATCCTGGTGACGCTGCTGATCATCTTCCGGGCGCCGATCCTCGCCGTGCTGCCCCTGCTCCTGATCGGTCTGGTGTCCGCGATCGCCAACGGGCTGATCGCGTACGCCACCAAGCTGTTCGATCTCCAGGCCAACAGTTCGATCTCGTCGATCCTGATCGTCGTGCTGTTCGGCGTGGGCACGGACTACTTCCTCTTCCTGATGTTCCGGTACCGCGAACGTCTGCGCGCCGGTGACGAACCCAAGCAGGCCATGGTGAACGCGGTCGACCGGGTCGGCGAGGCCATCGCCTCGGCCGCCGGAGCGGTCATCATCGCCTTCCTCGCGCTGGTGCTGTCGACGCTGGGCTTCCTCAAGCAGATGGGCCCCGCGCTCGCCATCGCCGTGGGCGCCACGCTGATCGCGGGCCTCACCCTCATCCCGGCCGTGGTCTCCCTCATCGGCCCGAAGGTGTTCTGGCCCTCCAAGTCCTGGCAGAAGGAGCCGGAGAACGCCCGGTTCGCCGCCCTCGGACGGGGTGTGCAGCGCCGTCCCGGGCTGACGGCCGTGCTGTCCGGGCTCGTCCTGGTCGTCCTGTCGCTCGGCACGCTGGGCTTCAACGCCACGTTCGACCTGGCGTCGGGCTCGATGCCGAAGACCAAGGAGTCCATGGTCGTCCAGGACGAGATGCAGCAGGCGTACTCGGCGGGCGCCGCGGCACCCACCGACGTCTATCTGTCCAGCACCGACGGCAAGCCGCTGGACAAGGCCGCCTTCGGCGCCTACGCGCAGAAGCTCGGCGCGGTGGAGGGGGTCGCGAACGCCCGTATGGCGCAGGTCAACAAGGCGGGTACGACAGCGGACTTCACCGTGACCCTCAAGTACGAGGCGTCGACGGACAAGGCGATCGACGCCGTGGGCCAGGTCCGCGACGTCGCCCACTCGGCCGCACCCGACGGCACCGAGGCCCTCGTCGGCGGCATGTCCTCGATCTTCAAGGACATCGACAGCGCGGTGAACCACGACTACCGGACGGTCTTCCCCGTCGCCGCCCTGCTGATCATGGTCATCCTCGGCCTGCTGCTGCGCAGTGTCGTCGCCCCCTGGTATCTGATCGCCTCGGTGGGCCTCGGCTTCGGCGCGACTCTCGGCGCCACCGTGTGGATCTTCCAGGAGGGGCAGGGCCACTCGGGCCTGATGTTCATGCTGCCGGTGATCATGTACCTCTTCGTGGTCGCCATCGGCACCGACTACAACATCCTCATGATCGCCCGGCTCCGGGAGGAGGCCCGCGAGGGCCGCGAGCCGCGCGAGGCGGCCGGCATGGCACTGCGGCACGCGGGGCCGACCGTGGCCGCGGCCGGATTCATCCTGGCGGCGACCTTCGCCACGATGATGCTCGCCGGCAACGCCCTGCTCACGGAGATGGGTTTCGCCGTCTCCTTCGGCATCGCCGTCGCCGCGTTCGTCATGGCGATGTTCTTCACCCCGAGCCTCACCGCGCTGATCGGGCATGCGGCGTGGTGGCCGGGCCACGGGGACCAGGCGAAGCCGACGGCGTCCGGTGCGGGCACCGGACCGTCAGACGCCTCCGGCGGTGCCGGCCGGGACTCGGTCACCCACGATCCGGCCGGCCGCCGCGGCTGA
- a CDS encoding histidine phosphatase family protein: MTGTTTGTAPRYLYLARHGEASEDGSELTDAGRRQAELLGARLRDTPLSAVHHGPLPRAEQTARLVAGQLDGLPVQSSELAGDYLPHLPERDELPAEFADSMLDRLAPFPAEERRPDLARRALARFTGPVDGDEPRHELVVTHNFLIAWLVRDALDAPPWRWMGLNHGNASLTVIRYSPDRPAALLFSNDMSHLTPELRWTGFPPELRA; this comes from the coding sequence ATGACCGGAACCACGACCGGAACAGCTCCTCGCTACCTCTACCTCGCGCGACACGGCGAGGCGTCGGAGGACGGGAGCGAACTGACGGACGCCGGCCGCCGCCAGGCCGAACTCCTCGGCGCTCGGCTGCGCGACACCCCGCTCTCGGCCGTTCACCACGGCCCCCTGCCCCGCGCCGAGCAGACCGCGCGCCTGGTCGCCGGTCAACTCGACGGGCTTCCGGTGCAGTCCTCGGAACTCGCCGGTGACTACCTCCCCCACCTCCCCGAACGGGACGAGCTGCCTGCCGAGTTCGCCGACTCCATGCTCGACCGGCTGGCGCCGTTCCCCGCCGAGGAGCGCCGGCCCGACCTCGCCCGGCGGGCCCTGGCCCGCTTCACGGGTCCGGTCGACGGCGACGAACCCCGGCACGAGCTGGTCGTCACGCACAACTTCCTCATCGCCTGGCTCGTCCGGGACGCCCTGGACGCACCGCCCTGGCGCTGGATGGGCCTCAACCACGGCAACGCCTCCCTGACCGTCATCCGCTACAGCCCGGACCGCCCCGCCGCGCTCCTCTTCTCCAACGACATGTCCCACCTGACCCCCGAGCTCCGTTGGACCGGTTTCCCCCCGGAACTTCGTGCCTGA
- a CDS encoding urea transporter, whose translation MLRGLAQVLFLDRAWAGAVLGLALLAADWRYGAYAVGGATLGTATACLLGVDRDRVRAGLEGFNSCLTALGCAVFLDAGRPATALLAAASSVLATIVTAAVTRLLRGWSLPPLTVPFCLLAGAVTLAAPAFRRIRPSGDGRAVLPRPATGPTTLPPYDLWRAFFRNVSQVLFLDQWYAGALLLAGLFLASRAAGLAACSGSAAGLLTAWALGAPGARIADGTMGYNAVLVTLALHGGCLAATRATFGYALLGAATATTFTPAVAALLAPSGGHVLTWPFVLTAAVFLVAARAFPRLTGERVTNAPGDHATGADGTQPPRRFLPPGAGTHP comes from the coding sequence GTGCTGCGGGGCCTGGCCCAGGTCCTGTTCCTGGACCGGGCCTGGGCCGGAGCCGTCCTCGGCCTGGCCCTGCTGGCGGCGGACTGGCGCTACGGCGCCTACGCGGTGGGCGGCGCCACCCTGGGCACCGCGACCGCGTGCCTGCTGGGCGTGGACCGCGACCGGGTGCGAGCGGGGCTGGAGGGCTTCAACTCCTGTCTGACCGCCCTGGGCTGTGCGGTGTTCCTCGACGCGGGCCGGCCGGCGACGGCGCTGCTCGCGGCGGCGAGCTCCGTTCTGGCCACGATCGTCACGGCGGCGGTGACCCGGCTGCTGCGCGGGTGGAGCCTGCCGCCGCTGACCGTGCCGTTCTGTCTGCTGGCGGGCGCCGTGACCCTCGCCGCGCCCGCCTTCCGGCGGATCCGGCCCTCCGGAGACGGCAGGGCCGTGCTCCCGCGCCCGGCCACCGGCCCGACCACCCTCCCCCCGTACGACCTGTGGCGGGCGTTCTTCCGCAACGTGTCCCAAGTCCTCTTCCTGGACCAGTGGTACGCGGGGGCACTGCTGCTCGCGGGGCTCTTCCTGGCGAGCCGGGCGGCGGGGCTGGCCGCCTGCTCCGGAAGCGCGGCGGGCCTCCTCACCGCCTGGGCGCTGGGGGCGCCGGGCGCGCGGATCGCCGACGGCACGATGGGGTACAACGCCGTGCTCGTGACACTCGCGCTCCACGGGGGGTGCCTGGCGGCGACCCGGGCCACGTTCGGGTACGCGCTGCTCGGCGCCGCGACCGCCACCACGTTCACACCCGCCGTCGCCGCTCTGCTGGCCCCGTCCGGAGGACACGTGCTCACCTGGCCGTTCGTGCTGACCGCGGCGGTCTTCCTGGTGGCGGCCCGGGCCTTCCCCCGTCTCACCGGGGAGCGTGTCACGAACGCGCCCGGCGACCATGCGACGGGCGCGGACGGGACACAGCCGCCGCGGCGGTTCCTTCCGCCGGGCGCCGGGACGCACCCCTAG
- a CDS encoding helix-turn-helix domain-containing protein produces MTADATEGLFVHPNTVRHRPRRVAELTGRSLTDPMTAADLGAALYALRLLPT; encoded by the coding sequence TTGACCGCCGACGCCACCGAAGGCCTCTTCGTCCACCCGAACACCGTCCGCCACCGGCCGCGCCGCGTCGCGGAGTTGACCGGCCGCTCGCTCACCGACCCGATGACCGCCGCCGACCTGGGCGCGGCACTGTACGCCCTACGCCTCCTGCCCACCTGA
- a CDS encoding restriction endonuclease: protein MTVPAPRDRRLYTDRRFDLRTTTLFFVLLALVLCLVASVARLAVGMAERRPVWAGLLAVLIVASVLASRSRWRRLSAARCARRAAEALEAAAETASENLRDMRGATADTYGMAVAEGVCGSTAAEGVQGMAAAAAVPAVECPTGAAAPAPGYGADPLRPEVPQAPDLTTAAGEELTAVLDQPVDCAELDPDAFERTIADLCLRDGCGDVEVVGGAGDLGADVTAVTPDGRRLIVQCKRYGETNKVGSQDLQRFGGTCFTVHEADIAVVVTTSDFTAPALEYAEQCGILCVNGDELSAWHDGTGPRPWDFEVATAP from the coding sequence ATGACCGTACCCGCACCACGTGACCGACGCCTGTACACCGACCGGCGGTTCGACCTCCGTACCACCACGCTGTTCTTCGTCCTGCTGGCGCTCGTCCTGTGTCTCGTGGCATCGGTGGCGCGCCTCGCGGTGGGGATGGCGGAGCGCCGCCCGGTGTGGGCCGGACTGCTCGCCGTACTGATCGTCGCGTCCGTGCTCGCCTCCCGGTCCCGGTGGCGCAGGCTGTCCGCCGCGAGGTGCGCGCGCCGCGCGGCCGAGGCGCTGGAGGCCGCGGCCGAGACCGCGTCCGAGAACCTCCGCGACATGCGCGGCGCGACGGCGGACACGTACGGCATGGCGGTGGCCGAAGGCGTGTGCGGCTCGACGGCGGCCGAAGGCGTGCAGGGCATGGCGGCGGCCGCGGCGGTGCCGGCCGTCGAGTGCCCGACCGGCGCGGCGGCCCCGGCCCCCGGGTACGGCGCCGATCCCCTCCGTCCGGAGGTGCCGCAGGCGCCCGACCTGACGACGGCGGCGGGGGAGGAGCTCACCGCCGTCCTCGACCAGCCGGTGGACTGCGCCGAACTCGACCCCGATGCCTTCGAGCGGACAATAGCCGACCTGTGCCTGCGTGACGGCTGCGGGGATGTCGAAGTGGTCGGAGGAGCCGGCGACTTGGGAGCCGATGTCACGGCCGTCACCCCGGACGGGCGGCGCCTGATCGTGCAGTGCAAGCGCTACGGCGAGACCAACAAGGTCGGCTCGCAGGATCTGCAGCGGTTCGGGGGCACCTGCTTCACCGTCCACGAGGCCGACATAGCCGTGGTCGTCACGACGAGCGACTTCACCGCCCCCGCCCTCGAATACGCCGAACAGTGCGGAATCCTGTGCGTGAACGGCGACGAACTGAGCGCCTGGCACGACGGCACCGGGCCCCGCCCCTGGGACTTCGAGGTCGCGACAGCTCCCTGA
- a CDS encoding MerR family transcriptional regulator produces the protein MRISELAHEAGVTTKAVRYYESLGLVRPARLPNGYRDYTGDDVRLVREIRALLRLGIPVERTRPFLECLAAGRAHIDDCPASLATYREAIDELTGRIEALTARRSALIAHLDAAARRGSTVVPTGTGAAHDTHLSLPADLPAPEDDGAADHLPGTKAPALVLADTAGRSVRLDELGPRRTVIYVYPLTGRPGVDLPEGWNSIPGARGCTTEACDFRDHFQDLLEAGAGRVYGLSSQDTGYQNEVVDRLRLPFGMLSDPDFALAGALGLPTFDASGTRLYRRLTLILRGDRVEHVFYPVFPPDEHAGQVLDWLRANPL, from the coding sequence ATGAGAATCAGCGAGCTCGCACACGAGGCCGGCGTGACGACCAAGGCGGTTCGGTACTACGAATCGCTGGGCCTGGTCAGACCGGCGCGCCTGCCCAACGGATACCGCGACTACACCGGGGACGACGTACGGCTCGTTCGGGAGATCAGGGCGCTGCTCCGGCTCGGCATCCCGGTCGAGCGCACCCGGCCGTTCCTGGAGTGCCTGGCGGCAGGGAGGGCGCACATCGACGACTGCCCCGCCTCACTGGCGACCTATCGCGAGGCCATCGACGAGCTCACCGGGCGCATCGAAGCCCTGACCGCCCGCCGGTCGGCGCTGATCGCCCACCTCGACGCCGCCGCGCGCCGGGGCAGCACCGTCGTACCCACCGGCACCGGGGCCGCGCACGACACGCACCTGTCCCTGCCCGCGGACCTGCCCGCTCCCGAGGACGACGGAGCCGCCGACCACCTGCCCGGCACGAAGGCACCCGCCCTCGTCCTGGCCGACACGGCAGGCCGCAGCGTTCGGCTGGACGAGCTGGGCCCCCGGCGCACGGTGATCTATGTCTACCCGCTCACCGGCCGGCCCGGGGTCGATCTGCCGGAGGGCTGGAACTCCATCCCCGGGGCTCGCGGCTGCACCACGGAGGCCTGCGACTTCCGCGACCACTTCCAGGACCTGCTCGAAGCCGGCGCCGGCCGGGTGTACGGGCTGTCGAGCCAGGACACCGGCTACCAGAACGAGGTCGTGGACCGGCTGCGGCTGCCCTTCGGCATGCTGTCCGACCCGGACTTCGCCCTGGCCGGCGCTCTCGGCCTGCCCACCTTCGACGCGTCCGGCACAAGGCTGTACAGACGCCTGACCCTGATCCTGCGGGGCGACAGGGTCGAGCACGTCTTCTATCCGGTCTTCCCCCCGGACGAGCACGCCGGGCAGGTCCTGGACTGGCTGCGCGCGAATCCGCTGTAG